Genomic segment of Streptomyces zhihengii:
CTCTCGCCTGGGCCACCAGTTCGGGGACGTCCACCATGACGCAATCGCTCCTTGACTAGCCGGGACTTACTTGGCCGGGACCCGCACGATCAGCGCGTCGCCCTGGCCGCCGCCGCCGCACAGCGCGGCCGCGCCGACGCCTCCGCCGCGGCGCCCCAGCTCCAGCGCGAGGTGGAGGACGACACGGGCGCCGGACATGCCGATGGGGTGGCCGAGCGCGATGGCGCCGCCGTTCACGTTCACCTTCTCCGGGGTGACGCCGAGGTCCTTCATCGACTGGTGGGCGACCGCGGCGAACGCCTCGTTGATCTCGATGAGGTCCAGGTCGCCGACCTGGAGGCCCTCCTTCTTCAGGGCGTGCGCGATGGCGTTCGACGGCTGCGACTGGAGGGAGTTGTCCGGGCCCGCGACGTTGCCGTGCGCGCCGATCTCGGCGATCCACTCCAGGCCGAGCTCCTCGGCCTTGGCCTTGCTCATCACGACCACGGCGGCGGCGCCGTCGGAGATCTGCGAGGAGGTGCCGGCGGTGATGGTGCCGTCCTTGGCGAAGGCGGGGCGCAGCTTGCCCAGGGACTCGGTGGTGGTCTCCGCGCGGATGCCCTCGTCCTGGGAGAAGACGATCGGGTCGCCCTTGCGCTGCGGGATCTCGACGGGCGTGATCTCGGCCTCGAAGATCCCGTTCTTCTGCGCGGCGGCGGCCCGCTGGTGGGAGAGGGCGGCGATCTCGTCCTGGACGTCGCGCGGGATGCCGAGGCGGGTGTTGTGCTTCTCGGTGGACTCGCCCATGGCGACGTTCTCGAAGGAGTCGGTGAGACCGTCGTAGGCCATGGCGTCGAGCATCTCGATCGCACCGTACTTGTATCCCTCGCGGGACTTCGGCAGCAGGTGCGGCGCGTTGGTCATGGACTCCTGGCCGCCGGCGACGATCACGTCGAACTCGCCGGCGCGGATGAGCTGGTCCGCGAGGGCGATGGCGTCGAGGCCGGAGAGGCACACCTTGTTGACGGTGAGGGCGGGGACGTTCATCGGGATGCCGCCCTTGACGGCCGCCTGGCGCGCCGGGATCTGCCCCGCCCCGGCCTGGAGCACCTGCCCCATGATCACGTACTGCACCTGGTCGCCGCCGATGCCGGCGCGCTCCAGGGCGGCCTTGATCGCGAAGCCGCCGAGGTCGGCTCCGGAGAACGACTTCAGCGAGCCGAGCAGGCGGCCCATGGGCGTACGGGCGCCCGCGACGATCACGGAGGTGTTACCGGTCGTTTCAGACATGTGCACGATCCCCTTTCAGCCGCAGCTGAGGAGTGAACGAGGGTTTACTCAAATGTACTGAGCGCGGCTCATCCGGGTCACCGGCCCGCGGGTGTGATCGCGCGCACGTTGCGTAACGGGCCGCCGAGCGCTGCACTTGGGGGATGCTGACGCGAATCGACCACATCGGGATCGCCTGTTTCGACCTCGACAAGACCGTCGAGTTCTACCGGGCGACATACGGCTTCGAGGTGTTCCACTCCGAGGTCAACGAGGAGCAGGGCGTCCGCGAGGCCATGCTCAAGATCAACGAGACCTCCGACGGCGGGGCCTCCTACCTCCAGCTCCTGGAGCCCACCCGCGAGGACTCCGCGGTCGGCAAGTGGCTGGCGAAGAACGGTGAGGGCGTCCACCACATCGCCTTCGGCACCGAGGACGTGGACGCGGACGCCGCGGACATCCGCGACAAGGGCGTCCGCGTGCTCTACGACGAGCCGCGCAAGGGCTCGATGGGCTCCCGGATCACCTTCCTGCACCCCAAGGACTGCCACGGTGTGCTGACCGAACTCGTCACCTCTGCAACGGAGCACTGACCGACCCTTTCCCGGCCCGGTAGAGTGGGCCGTTCCGGGCCGGGGCCGGGTCGGGGCCGTTCCACGTCTCCGTCGTCGATCTGTCACCATTCCCCGGGGGGCCGTTCGCCGGGGAACGGTGCTCGTTTGGAGACAGTTGCGACCAGGGGACGGATGGGACCGCGCAGTGCGGGGCTACGAACGCCAGGAGAGCCACCGAGCTGACGACGACCACCTCTCGCGGTTCGAAGCCGAGATGGACCGGCTGAAGACCGAGCGGGAGAAGGCCGTCCAGCATGCCGAGGACCTCGGCTACCAGGTCGAGGTATTGCGTGCCAAGCTCCACGAGGCACGCCGCAATCTCGCCTCCCGCCCCTCCTACGACACCGGCGATCTCGGTTACCAGGCCGAGCAGTTGCTCCGGAACGCGCAGATCCAGGCGGACCAGCTCCGCTCGGACGCCGAGCGCGAGCTGCGCGAGGCCCGCGCCCAGACGCAGCGCATCCTCCAGGAGCACGCCGAGCACCAGGCCCGGCTCCAGGCGGAGCTGCACGCCGAGGCGGTCCAGCGCCGCCAGCGGCTCGACCAGGAGCTGGCCGAACGCCGTCAGACCGTCGAGTCGCACGTCAACGAGAACGTCGCGTGGGCCGAGCAGCTCCGCGCCCGCACGGAGTCCCAGGCCCAGCGCCTGGTCGACCAGTCCCGTGCCGAGGCCGAGCAGGCGCTGGCCGCGGCCCGCGCGGAAGCCGCCCGGGTCGCCGAGGAGAGCCGCAGGCGGCTCGGCAGCGAGGCGGAGGCCGCCCGTGCCGAGGCCGAGGCGCTGCTGCTGCGGGCCCGCAAGGACGCCGAGCGCCTGCTGAACGCCGCCTCCAGCCAGGCGCAGGAGGCGACCGCCCACGCCGAGCAGCTCCGCACCTCGACGACCGCCGAGTCCGACCAGGCCCGTCAGCAGGCCGCCGAGCTCAGCCGCACCGCCGGGTCCCGCCTCCAGGAGGCCGAGGAGAAGCTCCGCGAGGCCCGCTCCGAGTCGGAGAAGCTGGTCTCGGAGGCGAAGGAGTCGGCCGCCAGGCAGCTCGCGTCGGCCGAGTCGGTCAACGAGCAGCGCACCCGTACCGCCAAGGCGGAGATCGCCCGCCTGGTCGCCGAGGCGACCAAGGAGGCCGAGACCCTCAAGGCGGAGGCCGAGTCCGCGCTGGCGGACGCACGGGCCGAGTCCGAGAAGCTGGTGGCCGCCGCGGGCGAGAAGGCCCGCACGGCGGCGGCGGAGGACTCCGCCGCCCAGCTCGCCAAGGCCGCCCGCACCGCCGAGGAGGTGCTCACCAAGGCGTCCGAGGACGCCAGGGCGACCACCAGGGCCGCCGGCGAGGAGGCCGAGCGCATCCGGCGCGAGGCCGAGGCCGAGGCGGACCGGCTGCGCGGCGAGGCCGCCGAGCAGGCCGACGAGCTCAAGGGCGCGGCCAAGGACGACACCAAGGAGTACCGCGCCAAGACGGTCGAGCTCCAGGAGGAGGCCCGCAGGCTGCGCGGCGAGGCCGAGCAGCTGCGCGCGGAGGCGGTCGCCGAGGGCGAGCGGATCCGGGGCGAGGCGCGGCGCGAGGCCGTCCAGCAGATCGAGGAGGCGGCCAGGACCGCCGAGGAACTGCTCACCAAGGCCCGCACGGACGCCGACGAGCTGCGCGCCAAGGCCGCGGGCGACAGCGAGAAGGTCCGCACCGAGGCGATCGAGCGGGCCACCGCCCTGCGCAAGCAGGCCGAGGAGACGCTGGAGCGCACCCGCGCCGAGGCCGACCGGCTGCGGGCCGAGGCGGAGGAGCAGGCGGACGCGGTGCGCTCCGCCGCCGACACCGCCGCCGACGAGCTGCGCGCGGACACCGAGCGCGCGGTCGCGGCACGGCAGGAGGAGGCCGCCGGCGAGCTGACCCGGCTGCACACCGAGGCCGAGAGCCGGCTGGCGGGCGCCGAGGAGAACCTGGCCGAGGCGCGGGCCGAGGGCGAGCGGATCCGGCGCGAGGCCGCCGAGGAGACGGAGCGGCTGCGCACCGAGGCCGCCGAGCGGCTGCGCACGCTCCGGGAGCAGGCGGAGCAGGAGGCCGACCGGCTGCGCACGGAGGCCGCGTCCGACGCGTCCGCCTCCCGCGCGGAGGCCGAGGCGCTGGCGGTGCGGCTGCACAGCGACGCCGCGGCCGAGGCCGAGCGGCTGAAGACCGAGGCGCAGGAGACCGCGGACCGGATCCGCACCGAGGCCGCGGCGGCCGCCGAGCGCGTCGGCGCCGAGGCCGCCGAGGCACTCGCCGCGGCCCAGGAGGAGGCCGCCCGGCGCCGCCGGACGGCGGAGGAGACCCTCGACTCGGCGCGTGCCGAGGCCGACCAGGAGCGCGAGCGGGCCCGGGAGCAGAGCGAGGAGCTGCTGGCGTCCGCCCGCAAGCGGGTCGAGGAGGCGCAGGCCGAGGCGCAGCGGCTGGTCGAGGAGGCCGACCGCCGTGCCACCGAGATGGTCGCGGCGGCCGAGCAGACGGCGCAGCAGGTCCGCGACTCGGTGAACGGGCTCCAGGAGCAGGCCGAGCAGGAGATCACGGGTCTGCGCAGCGCGGCCGAGCACGCTGCGGAGCGCACCCGGGGCGAGGCGCAGGAGGAGGCGGACCGGGTCCGTGCCGACGCCTACGCCGAGCGGGAGCGGGCCGCCGAGGACGCCTCGCGGCTGCGGGAGCGGGCGCAGGAGGAGACGGACGCGGCGAAGGCGCTCGCCGAGCGCACCACGGCGGACGCCATCGCCGAGGCGGACCGTCTGCGGTCCGACACCGCGGAGTACGCCCAGCGGATGCGCACCGAGGCGTCGGACGCGGTCGCGACGGCCGAGCAGGACGCCTCGCGCACCCGTGCCGACGCCCGCGAGGACGCCAACCGGATCCGTTCGGAGGCGGCCGCGCAGGCGGACGCGCTGGTCGGTGAGGCGACCTCCGAGTCGGAGCGGCTGCACACGGAGGCGTCGGAGCTGCGGGCCGCGGCCGACGCCGAGACCACCCGGCTGCTCACCGAGGCCGAGCAGATCAAGGTGGACGGCGAGGCCGAGATCGAGCAGATGCGCGCCGCGGTGCGCGCCGAGCGCGAGCAGGTCCTCGACGAGGCGCGCAGGGCGGCCGACAAGCGGCGCGCCGACGCGGCGGCCCAGGCCGACCAGCTCGTCGCCGAGGCGGCCGGCGAGGCCGAGCGGCTGCGCGCGGAGGCGTCGGAGACGGTCGGGTCGGCGCAGCAGGCGGCCGAGCGCATCGCGGCCGAGGCACGCCGGGTCAAGGCCGAGGGCGAGTCGACCGCCGAGCGGATGCGTTCCGAGGCGCGCACGGAGGCCGACCGGCTGCTGGACGAGGCGCGCGAGTCGGCGGCCAGGCGCCGTGCCGACGCGGCCGAGCAGGCCGACCAGTTGATCGCGAAGGCCCAGGAGGAGGCGCTGCGCGCCGCGACCTTGGCCGAGGAGCAGGCGGACACCATGGTCGGCGCGGCCCGCAAGGAGGCCGAGCGGCTGGTCGCCGAGTCCACCGTCGAGGGCAACTCGCTGGTGGAGAAGGCCCGTACGGACGCCGACGAGCTGCTGGTCGGCGCGCGCCGGGACGCGACCGCCATAAGGGAGCGCGGCGAGGAGCTGCGGGCCCGGGTCGAGGCCGAGATCGAGGAACTGCACACCCGGGCGCGGCGGGAGACGGCCGAGCAGATGAAGACCGCCGGCGAGCGGGTCGACCATCTGGTCAAGGCCGCCGAGGAGCAGCGCGCCGAGGCGGAGGCCAAGGCCAAGGAGCTGGTCGCGGACGCCAATTCGGAGGCGAGCAAGGTGCGCATCGCCGCCGTGAAGAAGGCGGAGACCCTCCTGAAGGAGGCCGGCGCCAAGAAGACCGAGCTGGTCCGCGAGGCCGAGCGCGTCAAGGCGGAGGCCGAGCAGGAGGCCGAGCGGATGATCGCGGAGGGCAAGCGGGAGCTCGACGTGCTGGTGCGGCGGCGCGAGGACATCCAGGCGGAGATCTCCCGTGTCCAGGACGTGCTGGAGGCGTTGGAGTCCTTCGAGGCTCCGACGGGGGGCAAGGGTTCGGCTCAGAGCGGCTCGGGCGCGGGGGGCGTCAAGGCGGGAGCCGCCGCGGGGGGCACACGTTCGAGTGGCAAGCCATCCGACGGCTAGCCACTCAAAAGGCTGGACATTCTCCAGATCAAACCGGCATCCGCTCGATGACACGCCGCTTCGGCCCCTAGGATTCCCTCTAACACCTCACCGGTCTCTTTCGACAGGAACCCCATGAGCGACACTTCCTCCCCCTTCGGCTTCGAGCTCGTGCGGCGTGGTTACGACCGCGGTCAGGTGGACGACCGCATTACCAAACTCGTCGCCGACCGTGATAGTGCTCTGACCCGAATCACCTCTCTGGAAAAGCGCATCGAGGAGCTCCACCTCGAAACGCAGAACGCCCAGGCCCAGGTCAACGACGCCGAGCCGTCGTACGCCGGTCTCGGCGCGCGTGTCGAGAAGATCCTCCGCCTCGCCGAGGAGGAGGCGAAGGACCTGCGCGAGGAGGCCCGCCGCGCCGCCGAGCAGCACCGGGAGCTCGCCGAGTCCGCCGCCCAGCAGGTGCGCAACGACGCCGAGTCGTTCGCCGCCGAGCGGAAGGCCAAGGCCGAGGACGAGGGCGTCCGGATCGTCGAGAAGGCCAAGGGCGACGCCCAGACGCTGCGCGGCGACGCGCAGAAGGACGCGCAGTCCAAGCGCGAGGAGGCGGACGCCCTCTTCGAGGAGACCCGCGCCAAGGCCGCCCAGGCCGCCGCCGACTTCGAGACCAACCTGGCCAAGCGCCGCGAGCAGTCGGAGCGCGACCTGGCCTCGCGTCAGGCCAAGGCGGAGAAGCGTCTGGCGGAGATCGAGCACCGCGCCGAGCAGCTCCGCCTGGAGGCCGAGAAGCTGCGCACCGACGCCGAGCGCCGCGCCCGCCAGACGGTGGAGACCGCGCAGCGCCAGGCCGAGGACATCGTCGCCGACGCGAACGCCAAGGCCGACCGGATCCGCAGCGAATCGGAGCGCGAGCTGGCGGCGCTGACCAACCGCCGCGACTCGATCAACGCCCAGCTCACCAACGTCCGCGAGATGCTGGCCACGCTGACGGGCGCGGCCGTGGCCGCGGCCGGCACCCCGGCGGACGACGAGCCGATCTCCCGCGGCGTCCCGGCGCAGCAGTCCCGCTGACGCGAGGGCGCCCGGCGCCCCGCGTCCACTCACCGGTGCCCGGTGCCTCCACGAGGCGCCGGGCACCGGTGTGTGCGCGGCCGTCACCCCGGGCGTGTCCCGGGCCCGCGGGAGCCTGCCGGCGCCACCTCGCCCCGGCGCACGGCCCGTTGGCGCCGGGGCCGCCCGGCCGACGCACGATCGACGTGTCCCGTTGGGCGAACCGGGTGGCGCGGGCCATGCCGCCCCCGTAGCGTGACCGCATGATCGAGCTCGAGGGTCTCACCAAACATTTCGGCAAGAAGGTCGCGGTCGACAACCTCTCCTTCACGGTGCGCCCGGGGGTGGTGACCGGATTCCTCGGTCCCAACGGGGCGGGCAAGTCGACCACGATGCGCATGATGCTGGATCTGGACAACCCCACCCGCGGGAGGGTCCGGATCGACGGCAGGCACTACCGGGACCTCGACGAACCGCTCAAGTACATCGGCGCGCTGCTCGACGCGAAGGCCATGCACGGCGGTCGCAGCGCGTACAACAACCTCCTCTGCCTCGCCCAGGCCAACCGCATCCCCGCGCGCCGGGTCGCGGAAGTGCTCGACGTCGTCGGTCTGACGGCGGTGGCGAAGAAGAAGTCCAAGGGATTCTCCCTTGGTATGGGCCAACGCCTCGGAATCGCCTCGGCGCTGCTCGGCGACCCCGAGATCCTGATGTTCGACGAGCCGGTGAACGGTCTGGATCCCGAGGGAATTCACTGGATCCGCAATCTGATGAAAGCCCTCGCGCAGGAAGGCCGGACGATCTTCGTCTCGTCCCACCTGATGAGCGAAATGGCCCTCACGGCGGACCACTTGATCGTCATCGGACAGGGCAAGCTGCTCGCCGACACATCGATGGCCGATTTCATTCACAAGAACTCCCGCAGTTATGTACGACTGCGCACCCCGCAGCGCGAACGCCTCCTCGACGTCCTGCACGGCGCCGGCATGATCGCCGTCGAGTCCGGCAACGGCACCCTGGAGATCGACGGGGCGACGACCGAGGCCCTCGGCGAGCTCGCCGCCGAGCACCGGATCACGCTGCACGAGCTGAGCGCCCAGCGCGCCTCGCTCGAAGAGGCCTTCATGCAGATGACGGCGGGAGCCGTGGAGTACCACGCGCACTCCACCGGCGACCTCCCCGACGCACCCCCGCCGACCGGCCCCGCCGCCCCGCAGTGGGCCCCGCGCAACGAGGGAGCCTGACCCATGGCATCCGTACCCGCCGTCCTGACGTCCGAGTGGACGAAGATC
This window contains:
- a CDS encoding acetyl-CoA C-acetyltransferase, with translation MSETTGNTSVIVAGARTPMGRLLGSLKSFSGADLGGFAIKAALERAGIGGDQVQYVIMGQVLQAGAGQIPARQAAVKGGIPMNVPALTVNKVCLSGLDAIALADQLIRAGEFDVIVAGGQESMTNAPHLLPKSREGYKYGAIEMLDAMAYDGLTDSFENVAMGESTEKHNTRLGIPRDVQDEIAALSHQRAAAAQKNGIFEAEITPVEIPQRKGDPIVFSQDEGIRAETTTESLGKLRPAFAKDGTITAGTSSQISDGAAAVVVMSKAKAEELGLEWIAEIGAHGNVAGPDNSLQSQPSNAIAHALKKEGLQVGDLDLIEINEAFAAVAHQSMKDLGVTPEKVNVNGGAIALGHPIGMSGARVVLHLALELGRRGGGVGAAALCGGGGQGDALIVRVPAK
- the mce gene encoding methylmalonyl-CoA epimerase, which codes for MLTRIDHIGIACFDLDKTVEFYRATYGFEVFHSEVNEEQGVREAMLKINETSDGGASYLQLLEPTREDSAVGKWLAKNGEGVHHIAFGTEDVDADAADIRDKGVRVLYDEPRKGSMGSRITFLHPKDCHGVLTELVTSATEH
- the scy gene encoding polarized growth protein Scy; this encodes MRGYERQESHRADDDHLSRFEAEMDRLKTEREKAVQHAEDLGYQVEVLRAKLHEARRNLASRPSYDTGDLGYQAEQLLRNAQIQADQLRSDAERELREARAQTQRILQEHAEHQARLQAELHAEAVQRRQRLDQELAERRQTVESHVNENVAWAEQLRARTESQAQRLVDQSRAEAEQALAAARAEAARVAEESRRRLGSEAEAARAEAEALLLRARKDAERLLNAASSQAQEATAHAEQLRTSTTAESDQARQQAAELSRTAGSRLQEAEEKLREARSESEKLVSEAKESAARQLASAESVNEQRTRTAKAEIARLVAEATKEAETLKAEAESALADARAESEKLVAAAGEKARTAAAEDSAAQLAKAARTAEEVLTKASEDARATTRAAGEEAERIRREAEAEADRLRGEAAEQADELKGAAKDDTKEYRAKTVELQEEARRLRGEAEQLRAEAVAEGERIRGEARREAVQQIEEAARTAEELLTKARTDADELRAKAAGDSEKVRTEAIERATALRKQAEETLERTRAEADRLRAEAEEQADAVRSAADTAADELRADTERAVAARQEEAAGELTRLHTEAESRLAGAEENLAEARAEGERIRREAAEETERLRTEAAERLRTLREQAEQEADRLRTEAASDASASRAEAEALAVRLHSDAAAEAERLKTEAQETADRIRTEAAAAAERVGAEAAEALAAAQEEAARRRRTAEETLDSARAEADQERERAREQSEELLASARKRVEEAQAEAQRLVEEADRRATEMVAAAEQTAQQVRDSVNGLQEQAEQEITGLRSAAEHAAERTRGEAQEEADRVRADAYAERERAAEDASRLRERAQEETDAAKALAERTTADAIAEADRLRSDTAEYAQRMRTEASDAVATAEQDASRTRADAREDANRIRSEAAAQADALVGEATSESERLHTEASELRAAADAETTRLLTEAEQIKVDGEAEIEQMRAAVRAEREQVLDEARRAADKRRADAAAQADQLVAEAAGEAERLRAEASETVGSAQQAAERIAAEARRVKAEGESTAERMRSEARTEADRLLDEARESAARRRADAAEQADQLIAKAQEEALRAATLAEEQADTMVGAARKEAERLVAESTVEGNSLVEKARTDADELLVGARRDATAIRERGEELRARVEAEIEELHTRARRETAEQMKTAGERVDHLVKAAEEQRAEAEAKAKELVADANSEASKVRIAAVKKAETLLKEAGAKKTELVREAERVKAEAEQEAERMIAEGKRELDVLVRRREDIQAEISRVQDVLEALESFEAPTGGKGSAQSGSGAGGVKAGAAAGGTRSSGKPSDG
- a CDS encoding cellulose-binding protein; translated protein: MSDTSSPFGFELVRRGYDRGQVDDRITKLVADRDSALTRITSLEKRIEELHLETQNAQAQVNDAEPSYAGLGARVEKILRLAEEEAKDLREEARRAAEQHRELAESAAQQVRNDAESFAAERKAKAEDEGVRIVEKAKGDAQTLRGDAQKDAQSKREEADALFEETRAKAAQAAADFETNLAKRREQSERDLASRQAKAEKRLAEIEHRAEQLRLEAEKLRTDAERRARQTVETAQRQAEDIVADANAKADRIRSESERELAALTNRRDSINAQLTNVREMLATLTGAAVAAAGTPADDEPISRGVPAQQSR
- a CDS encoding ABC transporter ATP-binding protein, yielding MIELEGLTKHFGKKVAVDNLSFTVRPGVVTGFLGPNGAGKSTTMRMMLDLDNPTRGRVRIDGRHYRDLDEPLKYIGALLDAKAMHGGRSAYNNLLCLAQANRIPARRVAEVLDVVGLTAVAKKKSKGFSLGMGQRLGIASALLGDPEILMFDEPVNGLDPEGIHWIRNLMKALAQEGRTIFVSSHLMSEMALTADHLIVIGQGKLLADTSMADFIHKNSRSYVRLRTPQRERLLDVLHGAGMIAVESGNGTLEIDGATTEALGELAAEHRITLHELSAQRASLEEAFMQMTAGAVEYHAHSTGDLPDAPPPTGPAAPQWAPRNEGA